A window from Citrobacter amalonaticus encodes these proteins:
- a CDS encoding GntR family transcriptional regulator, with the protein MKESLYKRIARELAHQISTGTYPPGSLFPTEMELCETWQVSRHTMREALRELTEQGLISRRKGAGTRVCEPQASGVNHPLSHLEDLLLLAKNNLRVIKKIDEIVADIELSQLIDCPPGSRWLHIASIREDAQNPDAPICWTDSYASTDYSRLRAFIRDDPHSLISDLIETHYGIKSHEVHQTITAVGVPKKIAKILNVEPDSPGMRIVRRYRDRDGKVFETTISIHPAGRYTCSIVLKSQNAGE; encoded by the coding sequence ATGAAAGAATCTCTGTACAAACGGATAGCCCGTGAACTGGCTCATCAAATCTCAACGGGAACTTACCCGCCCGGTTCACTGTTTCCGACAGAAATGGAACTGTGCGAAACCTGGCAAGTGAGTCGTCACACCATGCGCGAAGCGCTGAGGGAATTAACGGAACAGGGGTTGATTTCGCGACGTAAAGGCGCTGGCACGCGCGTATGCGAACCGCAGGCGAGCGGGGTTAACCATCCGTTGTCACATCTGGAAGATCTGCTGCTGTTGGCGAAAAACAACCTGCGGGTGATTAAGAAGATCGATGAGATTGTAGCGGATATTGAGCTTTCCCAACTGATAGATTGCCCGCCCGGTTCACGCTGGCTACATATCGCCAGTATTCGTGAGGATGCGCAAAACCCGGATGCGCCTATTTGCTGGACGGACAGTTACGCCAGCACCGATTATTCCAGGCTACGCGCGTTCATCCGCGACGATCCGCACTCGCTGATTAGCGATCTGATCGAAACGCACTACGGAATTAAGAGTCACGAAGTGCATCAGACGATCACCGCCGTTGGCGTACCGAAGAAAATCGCCAAGATACTGAATGTCGAGCCCGACTCTCCGGGGATGCGCATCGTACGGCGCTATCGGGATCGTGACGGGAAAGTGTTCGAGACCACGATTTCAATTCACCCGGCGGGAAGGTATACCTGTTCTATTGTGTTGAAATCGCAGAATGCGGGGGAGTGA
- the pcaB gene encoding 3-carboxy-cis,cis-muconate cycloisomerase, with translation MASNVMDSVLFRDSFGTPAMRAVFDDYELIRKYVEVEVALAKAQARCGVIPEAAAKEIAEKCNADTLDFDLLRHETEIVGYPILPLVHQISKQAGESGGYVHWGATTQDIMDTAVVLQIRDAFELIEADMNRLRATLADLALRYRDTPMAGRTHLQQALPVTFGYKAAIWLDMFERHAERLQQARPRVLVGEFAGAAGTLASLGDKGLPVQKALMEELGLNVPTSTWHVARDGFAEAVNLLAVITGSLGKIAYDVMLMASNEFGELYEPFVKGRGASSTMPQKRNPISSELMLACAKGVRQQAGLMLDAMVQDLERATGPWHAEWIAIPESFVLSAGALHQANVMLAGLEVDEAAMLRNLGMTNGLIVAEAVMMGLAPYIGRQDAHDVVYDACRIVNEKGGHLADVLNAMPTVAQRLDPQLINQLTDPANYLGMAPEMVDQVLSRYQSRK, from the coding sequence ATGGCTTCGAATGTAATGGATTCTGTTTTATTTAGAGATTCTTTTGGTACACCAGCAATGCGCGCCGTGTTTGATGACTACGAACTTATTCGCAAGTATGTCGAAGTGGAGGTGGCGCTCGCCAAAGCGCAGGCGCGTTGCGGAGTGATCCCGGAAGCGGCAGCCAAAGAGATCGCTGAGAAGTGCAATGCCGATACGCTGGATTTCGATTTGTTACGTCATGAGACGGAAATCGTCGGTTATCCGATCCTGCCGCTTGTGCACCAGATTTCAAAGCAGGCCGGAGAGTCTGGCGGCTATGTGCACTGGGGAGCGACGACGCAGGACATCATGGACACGGCGGTGGTACTGCAAATCCGTGATGCCTTTGAACTGATCGAGGCGGACATGAACCGGTTACGTGCAACGCTGGCTGACCTGGCGCTGCGCTATCGGGATACGCCAATGGCCGGTCGCACCCATTTACAGCAGGCGCTACCGGTGACGTTTGGTTATAAAGCCGCTATCTGGCTGGACATGTTTGAACGCCACGCCGAACGTTTGCAACAGGCGCGTCCGCGAGTGTTGGTCGGTGAATTTGCCGGGGCCGCCGGAACGCTGGCATCGCTGGGCGACAAAGGATTGCCGGTACAAAAAGCGCTGATGGAAGAGTTAGGTCTTAACGTCCCGACCTCCACCTGGCACGTAGCGCGCGACGGCTTCGCAGAGGCGGTGAACCTGCTGGCGGTCATCACCGGTTCGCTAGGGAAGATTGCTTATGACGTGATGCTGATGGCATCGAACGAGTTTGGCGAACTGTATGAACCGTTCGTTAAAGGCCGTGGTGCCAGCAGCACTATGCCGCAAAAACGCAATCCTATCTCCAGCGAACTGATGCTGGCCTGTGCAAAAGGCGTTCGTCAACAGGCCGGGCTGATGTTGGATGCGATGGTTCAGGATCTGGAACGCGCCACCGGACCGTGGCACGCGGAGTGGATTGCGATCCCGGAAAGTTTCGTCCTGAGCGCAGGGGCGCTGCATCAGGCCAACGTTATGCTGGCAGGACTGGAGGTCGATGAAGCGGCAATGTTGCGCAATCTTGGGATGACCAACGGCCTGATTGTGGCAGAAGCGGTGATGATGGGGCTGGCTCCGTACATCGGCCGCCAGGATGCCCATGATGTCGTCTATGACGCCTGTCGTATCGTCAACGAGAAGGGCGGTCACTTGGCCGACGTACTGAACGCTATGCCGACAGTGGCACAACGACTGGATCCGCAACTGATTAACCAACTGACCGATCCGGCTAATTATCTGGGAATGGCGCCGGAAATGGTCGATCAGGTGCTGTCCAGGTATCAGTCACGGAAATGA